In the genome of Pseudomonas sp. HS6, one region contains:
- the ahcY gene encoding adenosylhomocysteinase has protein sequence MSAVITPADFNDYKVADMSLAAWGRRETIIAESEMPALMGLRRKYSGEQPLKGAKILGCIHMTIQTAVLIETLVALGAEVRWSSCNIFSTQDQAAAAIAAAGIPVFAWKGETEEEYEWCLEQTILKDGQPWDANMILDDGGDLTQLLHDKYPQVLDRVHGVTEETTTGVHRLLDMLAKGELRIPAINVNDSVTKSKNDNKYGCRHSLNDAIKRGTDHLLSGKQALVIGYGDVGKGSAQSLRQEGMIVKVSEVDPICAMQACMDGFELVSPFIDGINTGTEASIDKALLGKIDLIVTTTGNVNVCDANMLKALKKRAVVCNIGHFDNEIDTAFMRKNWAWEEVKPQVHKIHRTGPGAFDAQNDDYLILLAEGRLVNLGNATGHPSRIMDGSFANQVLAQIFLFGQKYADLSPAQKAERLTVEVLPKKLDEEVALEMVRGFGGVVTQLTKQQADYIGVTVEGPFKPHAYRY, from the coding sequence ATGAGCGCTGTTATCACGCCTGCAGATTTTAACGATTACAAAGTTGCCGACATGTCCCTGGCTGCCTGGGGCCGTCGCGAAACCATCATCGCCGAGTCGGAAATGCCGGCCCTGATGGGTCTGCGTCGCAAGTACTCCGGTGAGCAGCCGCTCAAAGGCGCAAAAATCCTCGGCTGCATCCACATGACCATTCAGACCGCCGTGCTGATCGAAACCCTGGTTGCCCTGGGTGCCGAAGTTCGCTGGTCGTCCTGCAACATTTTCTCGACTCAGGATCAGGCTGCTGCCGCTATCGCTGCTGCCGGCATCCCGGTTTTCGCCTGGAAAGGCGAGACTGAAGAAGAGTACGAGTGGTGCCTGGAGCAGACCATCCTGAAAGATGGCCAGCCATGGGACGCCAACATGATCCTCGACGACGGCGGCGACCTGACTCAGCTGCTGCACGACAAGTACCCACAGGTTCTGGATCGCGTTCACGGCGTGACCGAAGAAACCACCACCGGCGTACACCGTCTGCTGGACATGCTGGCCAAGGGCGAACTGCGCATCCCGGCCATCAACGTCAACGACTCGGTGACCAAGTCCAAGAACGACAACAAGTACGGCTGCCGTCACAGCCTGAACGACGCCATCAAGCGCGGCACCGACCACCTGCTGTCCGGCAAGCAAGCGCTGGTCATCGGCTACGGTGACGTGGGCAAGGGTTCGGCCCAGTCCCTGCGTCAGGAAGGCATGATCGTTAAAGTCTCCGAAGTCGACCCGATCTGCGCCATGCAAGCCTGCATGGACGGTTTCGAACTGGTTTCGCCGTTCATCGACGGTATCAACACCGGCACCGAAGCAAGCATCGACAAAGCGCTGCTGGGCAAGATCGACCTGATCGTGACCACCACCGGTAACGTCAACGTTTGCGACGCAAACATGCTCAAAGCCCTGAAGAAGCGCGCCGTTGTCTGCAACATCGGTCACTTCGACAATGAAATCGACACCGCTTTCATGCGCAAAAACTGGGCATGGGAAGAAGTGAAGCCACAGGTACACAAGATCCACCGTACCGGCCCGGGCGCTTTCGACGCTCAGAACGACGACTACCTGATCCTGCTGGCTGAAGGCCGTCTGGTGAACCTGGGCAACGCCACCGGTCACCCGAGCCGCATCATGGACGGTTCGTTCGCCAACCAGGTTCTGGCCCAGATCTTCCTGTTCGGCCAGAAGTACGCCGACCTGTCGCCAGCCCAGAAAGCCGAGCGCCTGACCGTTGAAGTACTGCCGAAGAAACTCGACGAAGAAGTGGCCCTGGAAATGGTTCGCGGCTTCGGCGGCGTGGTCACCCAACTGACCAAGCAACAGGCTGACTACATCGGCGTGACCGTCGAAGGCCCGTTCAAGCCGCACGCTTACCGCTACTAA
- the metF gene encoding methylenetetrahydrofolate reductase [NAD(P)H] has translation MSQDRRYSFEFFPTKTDAGHEKLLATARQLATYNPDFFSCTYGAGGSTRDRTLNTVLQLESEVKIPAAPHLSCVGDSKDDLRGLLNEYKAAGIKRIVALRGDLPSGMGMTSGELRHANELVEFIREETGDHFHIEVAAYPEMHPQARNYEDDLANFVRKARAGADSAITQYFFNADSYFYFVDRLQALGVDIPVVPGIMPITNYSKLARFSDACGAEIPRWIRKQLEAYGDDSQSIQRFGEQVVSEMCERLLQGGAPGLHFYSMNQAEPSLAIWNNLKLPR, from the coding sequence ATGTCCCAAGACCGTCGCTACAGCTTCGAGTTCTTCCCGACCAAGACCGATGCTGGGCATGAAAAACTGCTCGCCACTGCCCGTCAGTTGGCCACTTACAACCCTGATTTCTTTTCCTGCACCTACGGCGCGGGCGGCTCGACCCGTGACCGCACGCTGAACACCGTTCTGCAGCTGGAAAGCGAAGTCAAAATCCCCGCTGCCCCGCACCTGTCGTGCGTCGGCGACAGCAAGGACGACCTGCGCGGCCTGTTGAACGAGTACAAGGCTGCCGGCATCAAGCGCATCGTTGCCCTGCGTGGCGACCTGCCGTCCGGCATGGGCATGACCAGCGGCGAGCTGCGTCACGCCAATGAACTGGTTGAATTCATTCGTGAAGAAACCGGCGATCATTTCCACATCGAAGTGGCCGCTTACCCGGAGATGCATCCGCAAGCGCGCAACTACGAAGACGATCTCGCCAATTTCGTGCGCAAGGCCCGTGCCGGCGCCGACAGCGCGATCACCCAGTACTTCTTCAACGCCGACAGCTACTTCTACTTTGTCGACCGTTTGCAGGCGCTGGGCGTGGACATTCCAGTCGTGCCGGGGATCATGCCGATCACCAACTACAGCAAACTCGCACGCTTCTCCGATGCCTGCGGTGCGGAAATCCCGCGCTGGATCCGCAAGCAACTGGAAGCCTACGGGGATGACAGCCAAAGCATTCAGCGCTTTGGTGAGCAGGTGGTCAGCGAAATGTGCGAACGCCTGCTGCAAGGCGGCGCGCCCGGCCTGCACTTCTATTCCATGAACCAGGCCGAACCTAGCCTGGCGATCTGGAACAACCTGAAGTTGCCGCGCTGA
- a CDS encoding cytochrome c: protein MTLKRLSVVLLACLTLSACGGVDPNSPLGQRKAIFKQMLKTGEDLGGMLRGRIAFDGPKFTEGAVKLDALSHEPWKHFPSVREEDHTSAKDDVWQRQARFQEMARTLEAATGELVIASQVQPYKASNLGPAVQKVEDACSACHKEFRDH, encoded by the coding sequence ATGACTCTTAAAAGACTTTCTGTTGTATTGCTGGCCTGTCTGACCTTGTCCGCCTGCGGCGGTGTCGATCCGAATTCCCCGCTGGGTCAGCGCAAGGCGATCTTTAAGCAGATGCTCAAGACCGGCGAAGACCTGGGCGGCATGCTGCGCGGGCGCATTGCCTTCGACGGGCCGAAATTCACGGAAGGCGCGGTCAAGCTCGATGCGCTGTCCCATGAACCGTGGAAGCATTTCCCGTCGGTGCGCGAAGAAGATCACACCAGCGCCAAGGACGATGTCTGGCAGCGACAGGCACGTTTCCAGGAAATGGCCCGCACCCTTGAGGCGGCCACCGGTGAACTGGTGATCGCCAGCCAGGTTCAACCGTACAAGGCCAGCAACCTGGGGCCGGCGGTGCAGAAGGTCGAAGATGCCTGCAGTGCCTGCCATAAAGAGTTTCGGGATCATTGA
- a CDS encoding formate/nitrite transporter family protein, which produces MTTPTDGKTPDLSAKEQHEVEKNQPPRAAVLHEIIRTQGDQELERSIAALWWSALAAGLTMGLSLMGMGLLNSRLPEGDEFKVIASFGYCAGFLAVILARQQLFTENTLTAVLPVMTKPTIRNFGRLIRLWTVVLFGNLCGTILVAYVMLELPIFDSKTDAAFLEIGRKVMENHASQMFAKGIVSGWMIATMVWMIPSMESAKMWIIILITYLMALGDFTHIVVGSAEVSYLVFAGELPWSDFWAVFAGPTLAGNIIGGSFIFALISHAQIRSESGAPKEAEAPKESADQAGKPDPQQIKK; this is translated from the coding sequence ATGACCACGCCAACAGACGGCAAGACCCCCGACCTCTCGGCCAAGGAACAGCACGAAGTCGAGAAAAACCAGCCGCCCCGCGCGGCGGTCCTGCATGAAATCATCCGCACCCAGGGCGACCAGGAACTGGAGCGCAGCATTGCCGCGCTGTGGTGGTCGGCGCTGGCGGCGGGGCTGACCATGGGCCTGTCGCTGATGGGCATGGGCCTGCTCAATTCCCGGTTGCCCGAGGGTGACGAATTCAAGGTGATCGCCAGTTTCGGTTACTGCGCAGGTTTTCTCGCGGTGATCCTCGCCCGCCAGCAGTTGTTCACCGAAAACACCCTGACCGCTGTGCTGCCGGTCATGACCAAACCGACGATCCGCAACTTCGGTCGACTGATCCGGCTCTGGACCGTCGTACTGTTCGGCAACCTGTGCGGGACGATTCTGGTGGCGTACGTGATGCTCGAACTGCCGATCTTCGACAGCAAGACCGACGCCGCCTTCCTCGAAATCGGCCGCAAGGTCATGGAAAACCATGCGAGCCAGATGTTCGCCAAAGGCATCGTTTCCGGCTGGATGATCGCCACCATGGTCTGGATGATCCCGTCCATGGAGAGCGCGAAGATGTGGATCATCATCCTCATCACCTACCTCATGGCATTGGGCGACTTCACTCACATCGTGGTCGGGTCGGCGGAAGTGTCGTATCTGGTGTTTGCCGGCGAGTTGCCGTGGAGTGACTTCTGGGCAGTGTTTGCCGGGCCGACATTGGCGGGGAATATCATCGGCGGCAGTTTCATCTTCGCCCTGATCAGCCATGCGCAGATCCGCAGCGAAAGCGGCGCGCCGAAAGAAGCGGAGGCGCCGAAAGAGTCTGCGGACCAGGCCGGAAAGCCCGATCCGCAGCAGATCAAGAAATGA
- a CDS encoding murein transglycosylase A, with protein MNSRFKAWRHPLLATLPLLAILAGCTGGDSAKPKTHALATYSSATWEALPAVSDNDLLAGFGSWRSACTRLKADPVWGATCAAAANVPQNAGNIRSFLKQHLDVFGLRAEHDNPNGLITGYYEPVYPGSLTQTATANVPVYGVPEDMIIVSLDSIYPELKGKRLRGRLEGRVLKPYDDAATIETKGVKAPVVAWLTDPMNLQFLQIQGSGRIQTEDGRQLRIAYADQNGHPYRPIGRWLVEQGELKKEDVTMGAISNWAKANPSRIPELLGSNPSYVFFTRNPDSNEGPRGSLNVPLTAGYSAAVDRKVIPLGSLLWLSTTRPDGTALVRPVAAQDTGGAIAGEVRADLFWGTGDAAGQLAGDMKQQGQIWMLWPKGAALPQVPQVADTVKDKP; from the coding sequence ATGAACAGCCGTTTCAAGGCCTGGCGTCATCCACTCCTCGCAACCCTGCCGCTGCTGGCCATCCTCGCCGGCTGCACCGGAGGCGACAGTGCCAAGCCGAAAACCCACGCACTGGCCACCTACTCCAGCGCCACCTGGGAAGCACTGCCTGCGGTTTCCGACAACGATCTGTTGGCCGGTTTCGGTTCATGGCGCAGTGCGTGCACCCGACTCAAGGCTGACCCGGTCTGGGGCGCTACCTGCGCAGCAGCGGCCAATGTGCCGCAAAACGCTGGCAACATCCGCAGCTTCCTCAAGCAGCACCTCGACGTCTTCGGTCTGCGCGCCGAGCACGACAATCCCAACGGCCTGATCACCGGCTACTACGAACCGGTCTACCCCGGCAGCCTGACGCAAACCGCGACCGCCAACGTGCCGGTGTACGGCGTGCCCGAGGACATGATCATCGTGTCCCTGGACAGCATTTACCCTGAGCTGAAAGGCAAACGCCTGCGCGGTCGCCTCGAAGGTCGCGTGCTCAAACCTTATGACGACGCGGCGACCATCGAGACCAAAGGCGTCAAGGCACCGGTGGTGGCATGGCTGACCGATCCGATGAATCTGCAATTCCTGCAGATCCAGGGTTCGGGGCGGATTCAGACCGAAGACGGCCGGCAACTGCGCATCGCCTACGCCGACCAGAACGGTCACCCGTACCGGCCGATCGGCCGCTGGCTGGTGGAACAGGGCGAGCTGAAGAAAGAAGACGTGACCATGGGCGCGATCAGCAACTGGGCCAAGGCCAACCCGTCGCGCATTCCGGAATTGCTGGGTAGCAACCCGAGCTATGTGTTCTTCACCCGCAACCCGGACAGCAACGAAGGCCCGCGCGGCTCGTTGAATGTGCCGCTGACCGCCGGTTACAGCGCGGCGGTGGATCGCAAGGTGATCCCGCTGGGCAGCCTGTTGTGGCTATCGACCACCCGCCCTGACGGCACGGCGCTGGTACGCCCGGTGGCCGCGCAGGACACCGGCGGCGCGATTGCCGGCGAAGTTCGTGCGGACCTGTTCTGGGGCACCGGCGATGCCGCCGGGCAACTGGCCGGCGACATGAAGCAGCAAGGGCAGATCTGGATGCTCTGGCCAAAAGGCGCGGCGTTGCCGCAAGTGCCCCAAGTCGCCGACACGGTGAAGGACAAACCTTAA
- a CDS encoding DEAD/DEAH box helicase, producing the protein MSFASLGLSEALVRAINDAGYTEPTPVQQRAIPAVLQGRDLMVAAQTGTGKTGGFALPILERLFPNGHPDKSQRHGPRQPRVLVLTPTRELAAQVHESFKIYARDLKFVSACIFGGVGMNPQVQAMSRGVDVLVACPGRLLDLCGQGSVDLSHVEILVLDEADRMLDMGFVHDVKKVLARLPAKRQNLLFSATFSKDITDLAGKLLHNPERIEVTPPNTTVERIEQRVFRLPASHKRALLAHLITAGAWEQVLVFTRTKHGANRLAEYLDKHGLPAVAIHGNKSQNARTKALADFKAGEVRILVATDIAARGLDIDQLPHVVNFELPNVDEDYVHRIGRTGRAGRSGEAISLVAPDEEKLLKSIERMTKQKIADGDLMGFDASTIEAEKPEVRERPDMRNPRNARGPRGDGPNGGGGGGGRKDKGKDKGKEKPAGERGERGERPARQQKPREGTPAREQRQPSQPPRAAADRAPDEFLDDDVDNFGNRVDYVPKQAPAGGRGRRPGAPAQGAGSGAPRTGGQPQGRQNGPRNSNGSSTGTPPAKRSGPRNGAPRDGAPREGQGRRDESSSRNRRPARDDQQRAEPAVQNPRSSGPKIMHKESKADRFPTPEQLDQLPSRPRGEKPALLTRNR; encoded by the coding sequence ATGTCCTTTGCTTCCCTCGGTCTCTCCGAGGCTTTGGTCCGCGCCATCAATGATGCGGGCTATACCGAGCCTACTCCGGTGCAACAGCGGGCCATTCCCGCCGTGTTGCAAGGTCGCGACCTGATGGTTGCGGCACAGACAGGTACCGGTAAAACCGGCGGTTTCGCCCTCCCGATCCTGGAGCGGCTGTTCCCCAACGGTCACCCGGACAAATCCCAGCGTCATGGCCCGCGCCAACCGCGCGTACTGGTCCTGACACCGACCCGCGAACTCGCGGCTCAGGTTCACGAGAGCTTCAAGATCTATGCCCGTGACCTGAAATTCGTCAGCGCCTGCATCTTCGGCGGCGTCGGCATGAACCCTCAGGTTCAAGCCATGTCCCGCGGCGTGGACGTACTGGTTGCCTGCCCGGGTCGTCTGCTCGACCTGTGCGGCCAAGGCAGCGTCGACCTGTCCCACGTTGAAATCCTCGTGCTGGACGAAGCCGACCGCATGCTCGACATGGGCTTCGTCCATGACGTGAAGAAAGTCCTCGCGCGTCTGCCGGCCAAACGCCAGAACCTGCTGTTCTCGGCGACCTTCTCCAAAGACATCACCGACCTCGCCGGCAAGCTGCTGCACAACCCGGAACGCATCGAAGTGACGCCGCCGAACACCACGGTCGAGCGCATCGAACAACGCGTATTCCGTCTGCCGGCCAGCCACAAGCGTGCGCTGCTGGCGCACCTGATTACCGCTGGCGCCTGGGAACAGGTACTGGTGTTCACCCGCACCAAGCACGGTGCCAACCGTCTGGCCGAATACCTGGACAAACACGGCCTGCCGGCTGTGGCGATCCACGGCAACAAGAGCCAGAACGCCCGCACCAAAGCCCTGGCCGACTTCAAGGCCGGCGAAGTGCGCATTCTGGTAGCGACCGATATTGCCGCCCGTGGCCTGGACATCGACCAGTTGCCACACGTGGTCAACTTCGAACTGCCGAACGTCGATGAAGACTACGTGCACCGTATCGGCCGTACCGGCCGTGCCGGTCGTTCGGGCGAGGCGATCTCGCTGGTCGCGCCGGACGAAGAAAAACTGCTGAAAAGCATCGAACGCATGACCAAGCAGAAAATCGCCGACGGCGACCTGATGGGCTTCGATGCCAGCACCATCGAGGCCGAGAAGCCTGAAGTGCGCGAGCGTCCGGACATGCGCAACCCGCGCAATGCCCGTGGCCCACGCGGCGACGGTCCGAATGGCGGCGGTGGCGGCGGCGGTCGTAAAGACAAAGGCAAAGACAAGGGCAAGGAAAAACCGGCCGGCGAACGCGGTGAGCGTGGCGAGCGTCCAGCCCGTCAACAGAAGCCACGCGAAGGCACCCCGGCCCGCGAACAGCGTCAGCCGAGCCAGCCGCCACGCGCCGCCGCTGATCGTGCTCCGGACGAATTCCTCGATGACGATGTGGATAACTTCGGTAACCGCGTTGATTACGTGCCAAAGCAGGCTCCGGCCGGCGGCCGTGGTCGTCGTCCTGGTGCTCCGGCGCAAGGCGCAGGTTCGGGCGCACCACGCACCGGTGGCCAGCCACAAGGTCGCCAGAACGGTCCGCGCAACAGCAACGGTTCGAGCACCGGCACCCCACCGGCCAAACGCAGCGGCCCGCGCAACGGCGCTCCTCGTGACGGTGCCCCGCGTGAAGGCCAGGGCCGTCGCGACGAATCCTCATCGCGCAACCGCCGCCCGGCCCGTGACGATCAGCAACGTGCTGAACCTGCCGTGCAGAACCCGCGCAGCAGCGGCCCGAAGATCATGCACAAGGAATCGAAAGCCGACCGCTTCCCGACGCCTGAGCAGCTCGATCAACTGCCAAGCCGCCCACGCGGTGAAAAACCGGCCTTGCTGACTCGCAACCGCTGA
- a CDS encoding MAPEG family protein: MTVALWCVLIAIFLPYLCTGVAKAVGGYRLSDNHDPRDFLESLNGVARRAHAAQLNSFEVTPAFAAAVIVAHLVGTAELVTVNVLAVLFITSRLLYIICYLADWAILRSLVWFVGMGLIASFFFVSV; this comes from the coding sequence ATGACGGTGGCTCTGTGGTGCGTTTTGATTGCGATTTTTCTGCCGTACCTGTGCACGGGCGTGGCCAAGGCTGTCGGTGGTTATCGGCTGAGCGACAATCACGATCCCCGGGATTTTCTCGAAAGCCTGAACGGTGTGGCCCGACGGGCCCATGCGGCGCAACTGAACAGTTTTGAAGTGACGCCGGCCTTTGCGGCGGCGGTAATCGTCGCGCATCTGGTGGGCACGGCGGAACTGGTGACAGTGAATGTGCTGGCGGTGCTGTTTATCACCAGTCGTCTGCTCTACATCATTTGCTATCTGGCGGACTGGGCGATTCTGCGGTCGCTGGTGTGGTTTGTCGGGATGGGGCTGATCGCTTCGTTCTTTTTTGTGTCTGTCTGA
- a CDS encoding EamA family transporter, which produces MLATALVLVAALLHAAWNTLIKFSAERLLVVACMDTVALLFVALAFPFISLPPQEIWPWILASAAFELLYRYLLIQAYRVGDLGLVYPLMRGLSPLVVLVLTLIFAGEVLTTQQIFGIMLIPLGMACLLWQGGGGKHLPWSMLPVVALIGLCIGCYTYIDGQALRRWSHPLDYLVWVTLLSAWPFPLLAWVAKRPAFMLFWREQWKLGLAVGFCVLFSYALVLWAMQLGSIAEAAALREISVILVVLFGMRYLKEPFGRPRLLACGLVLIGMLVMKF; this is translated from the coding sequence GTGCTGGCGACAGCTCTGGTGTTGGTGGCGGCGCTGTTGCATGCCGCGTGGAATACCCTGATCAAATTCAGCGCCGAGCGGCTGCTGGTGGTGGCCTGCATGGACACCGTGGCGCTGTTGTTCGTCGCGCTGGCATTTCCTTTCATCAGCCTGCCACCGCAGGAAATCTGGCCGTGGATTCTGGCGTCGGCAGCGTTCGAGCTGCTTTATCGCTATCTGTTGATCCAGGCCTATCGGGTCGGCGACCTGGGCTTGGTCTATCCGCTGATGCGCGGTTTGTCGCCGCTGGTGGTGCTGGTGCTGACCCTGATCTTCGCCGGAGAAGTGCTGACCACGCAGCAGATCTTCGGGATCATGTTGATTCCGCTGGGCATGGCCTGTCTGCTCTGGCAGGGCGGCGGCGGGAAACACTTGCCATGGTCGATGCTGCCGGTGGTGGCGCTGATCGGGTTGTGCATCGGCTGCTACACCTACATCGATGGCCAGGCATTGCGGCGCTGGTCGCATCCGCTGGATTACCTGGTCTGGGTCACGCTGCTCAGCGCCTGGCCGTTCCCGTTGCTGGCGTGGGTGGCCAAGCGGCCGGCGTTCATGCTGTTCTGGCGTGAACAATGGAAGCTGGGGCTGGCGGTCGGGTTCTGCGTGTTGTTCAGCTACGCTCTGGTGCTGTGGGCGATGCAGTTGGGGTCGATTGCCGAAGCGGCGGCGTTGCGTGAAATCAGCGTGATTCTGGTGGTGCTGTTCGGCATGCGCTACCTGAAAGAACCTTTCGGCCGGCCACGGCTCTTAGCCTGTGGGCTGGTGCTGATCGGCATGCTGGTGATGAAGTTCTGA
- a CDS encoding ABC transporter substrate-binding protein, whose product MPLITQLFAVLVFACLSFAARGEKLRIVTEPWAPYVYEENGKNLGLDYETTAIVFKRLGIEVEWQFLPWKRCLSMLETGQADGALDIFHSAERDATLLYPSEPLSDVEFVMFYANERPHPFRSLEDLKGLTIGTSPGYLYSPDFRESSLFTREPAPTHEANFGKLVRGRIDLLITDRRVGQHLLDELNIRNQITENPTVISRQSQFLAVRRNAGMDLLVQRFGAELKRFKREPAYAELSARYGAAPALSAPLGSATASGKTVEQQESGAQ is encoded by the coding sequence ATGCCTTTGATCACGCAGTTATTCGCCGTGCTGGTTTTTGCTTGCCTGAGCTTTGCGGCTCGGGGCGAGAAGCTGCGTATCGTCACCGAACCGTGGGCGCCGTACGTTTACGAAGAGAACGGCAAGAACCTCGGGCTGGACTACGAAACCACCGCCATCGTGTTCAAACGCCTGGGCATCGAAGTCGAATGGCAGTTCCTGCCGTGGAAACGCTGCCTGTCGATGCTCGAAACCGGCCAGGCCGACGGCGCACTGGACATTTTTCACAGCGCCGAACGCGACGCCACCCTGCTCTACCCGAGCGAACCACTGTCAGACGTCGAGTTCGTGATGTTCTACGCCAACGAACGACCGCACCCCTTTCGCAGCCTTGAAGACCTTAAGGGCCTGACCATCGGCACCTCGCCGGGCTATCTGTACAGCCCGGACTTCAGGGAGTCGAGCCTGTTTACCCGCGAACCCGCCCCGACCCACGAAGCCAACTTCGGCAAACTGGTACGCGGACGGATCGACCTGCTGATCACCGACCGACGCGTGGGCCAGCATTTGCTCGATGAATTGAATATCCGCAACCAGATCACTGAAAACCCAACCGTCATCAGCCGTCAGAGCCAGTTTCTGGCCGTGCGACGCAATGCGGGGATGGATTTACTGGTGCAGCGCTTCGGCGCCGAACTCAAGCGTTTCAAGCGCGAACCGGCCTATGCAGAGCTCAGCGCACGCTACGGCGCGGCCCCGGCACTGTCTGCGCCGCTGGGCAGCGCCACCGCCAGCGGCAAAACCGTTGAGCAGCAGGAAAGCGGCGCGCAGTGA
- a CDS encoding acyl-CoA thioesterase, with protein sequence MNFHTRKWVKPEDLNPNGTLFGGSLLRWIDEEAAIYAIVQLGNQRVVTKYISEINFVSASRQGDIIELGITATEFGRTSITLTCEVRNKITRKSILTVEKMVFVNLGEDGLPAPHGRTEIKYVKDQFQEDELVTK encoded by the coding sequence ATGAATTTCCACACCCGCAAGTGGGTAAAACCCGAAGACCTCAACCCCAACGGCACCCTGTTCGGCGGTAGCCTGCTGCGCTGGATCGACGAAGAAGCCGCGATCTACGCCATCGTTCAACTGGGCAACCAGCGTGTGGTGACCAAGTACATTTCCGAAATCAACTTCGTCAGCGCTTCGCGCCAGGGCGACATCATCGAGCTGGGAATCACCGCTACCGAGTTCGGCCGCACCTCGATCACCCTGACCTGCGAAGTGCGCAACAAGATCACCCGCAAGAGCATTCTGACGGTCGAGAAGATGGTTTTCGTCAACCTCGGTGAAGACGGCTTGCCGGCACCGCACGGGCGGACCGAAATCAAATACGTCAAAGACCAGTTCCAGGAAGATGAACTCGTTACCAAGTGA
- a CDS encoding sodium:proton antiporter, whose translation MLELVAAFICLTTLLTFVNFRFIGLPPTIGVMVTALMFSLLLQGLSLLGYPGLEERVQQLIGQIDFGDLLMNWMLSFLLFAGALHVNLNDLRSYRWPIGLLATFGVLIATAVIGSLAYYIFALFGWHVSFLYCLLFGALISPTDPIAVLGVLRTANASKPLKTTIVGESLFNDGTAVVVFTVLLGIAQLGETPTVGATAMLFVHEAVGGVLFGGLIGYLVYLMIKSIEQHQIEVMLTLALVIGGSAMATELHVSAPIAMVVAGLIIGNLGRNLAMNDMTRKYLDGFWELLDDMLNALLFALIGMELLLLPFNWLHVAAASLLALAILLSRLLTVAPAIVLLRRWRTVPRGTIRILTWGGLRGGVSVALALALPLGPERDLLLSITYIVVLSSILLQGLTIGKLVKHATRDEPANVAEPAHH comes from the coding sequence ATGCTTGAACTCGTCGCCGCTTTCATCTGCCTCACCACCCTCCTCACTTTCGTGAATTTCCGCTTCATCGGTTTGCCTCCGACCATCGGCGTGATGGTTACCGCACTGATGTTTTCCCTGTTGCTGCAAGGCCTGAGCCTGCTCGGCTATCCCGGTCTCGAAGAGCGCGTACAGCAACTGATCGGCCAGATCGACTTCGGCGATCTGTTGATGAACTGGATGCTGTCGTTCCTGCTGTTCGCCGGCGCCTTGCACGTCAACCTGAATGACCTGCGCAGCTACCGATGGCCCATCGGCCTGCTGGCCACCTTCGGCGTATTGATCGCCACCGCCGTGATCGGCAGCCTCGCCTACTACATCTTCGCCCTGTTCGGCTGGCACGTGAGCTTCCTCTACTGCCTGTTGTTCGGCGCACTGATTTCCCCAACTGACCCGATCGCGGTACTCGGCGTGCTGCGTACCGCCAATGCCTCGAAACCGCTGAAAACCACCATCGTCGGTGAATCGCTGTTCAACGACGGCACCGCCGTGGTGGTGTTCACGGTGTTGCTGGGTATCGCGCAACTGGGCGAAACCCCGACCGTTGGCGCCACCGCCATGCTGTTCGTTCACGAAGCTGTGGGCGGCGTGCTGTTCGGCGGGCTGATCGGTTATCTGGTGTACCTGATGATCAAGAGCATCGAGCAGCACCAGATCGAAGTCATGCTGACCCTGGCGCTGGTAATCGGTGGTTCGGCGATGGCCACCGAGCTGCACGTCTCGGCGCCGATTGCGATGGTGGTCGCCGGCCTGATCATCGGTAACCTCGGTCGCAATCTGGCGATGAACGACATGACGCGCAAATACCTGGACGGTTTCTGGGAGTTGCTCGACGACATGCTCAACGCCCTGCTGTTCGCGCTGATCGGGATGGAGCTGTTGCTGCTGCCGTTCAACTGGCTGCACGTGGCGGCAGCAAGTCTGTTGGCGCTGGCGATTCTGCTGTCGCGGCTGCTCACCGTGGCCCCGGCCATTGTCCTGTTGCGCCGCTGGCGCACAGTGCCGCGCGGCACCATCCGGATCCTGACCTGGGGTGGCTTGCGTGGCGGTGTTTCGGTGGCATTGGCCCTGGCCCTGCCGCTGGGCCCGGAGCGCGATCTGTTGCTTAGCATCACCTACATCGTGGTGCTGTCGTCGATCCTGTTGCAGGGCCTGACCATCGGCAAACTGGTCAAGCACGCGACTCGCGACGAGCCGGCCAACGTGGCCGAGCCCGCTCACCACTGA